In one Arachis duranensis cultivar V14167 chromosome 9, aradu.V14167.gnm2.J7QH, whole genome shotgun sequence genomic region, the following are encoded:
- the LOC107464137 gene encoding uncharacterized protein LOC107464137, protein MGAYKALMMFDSVRHVEEIYTFNMNSLLQCFIVYGDGRSGSIVKPEECGSNASGFRYTYGGPRGLSDHCPIIVEDKKLTDGLRPFRSLDSWFTHESFLKIVKEEWRSLGDKQFTDKLKALTAPLRRWHKDNFGEMDKKIAKFEEEIKRIDDLVSNGVYDGTMEARRKALVTCCERWYVRKEVHWKQMSRSRHVRDMDKNTRYFHNIASARRRNNRIDTLVINGRRVKNLARIKIAIRDFYKELYHQERSPILGFRDGLVEKIDEQDAVS, encoded by the exons ATGGGGGCATACAAAGCTCTCATGATGTTTGATAGTGTTCGGCATGTTGAAGAGATATACACTTTCAACATGAATAGCCTCCTACAATGTTTCATAGTGTACGGAGATGGGAGGAGTGGGAGCATAGTGAAACCCGAAGAGTGTGGCTCGAATGCTTCGGGGTTCCGTTACACGTATG GTGGGCCGAGGGGCTTATCAGATCATTGCCCTATAATAGTTGAGGACAAGAAGTTGACGGATGGTCTAAGGCCGTTCAGGAGCCTAGACTCGTGGTTCACACATGAGAGTTTTCTCAAAATAGTAAAGGAGGAATGGAGAAGTCTGGGGGACAAACAGTTCACAGATAAATTGAAGGCTTTGACAGCTCCGTTGAGGAGATGGCATAAGGACAATTTTGGAGAGATGGACAAGAAAATTGCAAAGTTTGAGGAAGAAATTAAGAGAATTGATGATTTGGTAAGCAATGGAGTGTATGATGGTACGATGGAGGCTAGAAGAAAGGCGCTAGTTACTTGCTGTGAGAGATGGTATGTAAGAAAAGAAGTCCATTGGAAACAAATGTCCCGGTCTCGACACGTGAGGGATATGGACAAAAATACAAGGTACTTCCACAATATAGCATCAGCAAGAAGGCGGAATAATAGGATTGATACACTGGTTATTAACGGCAGACGGGTCAAGAATCTAGCCAGAATAAAAATTGCTATAAGAGATTTCTACAAAGAGTTATATCATCAAGAGCGGTCTCCTATACTTGGGTTCAGAGATGGGTTGGTGGAGAAGATAGATGAGCAAGACGCTGTGTCTTAA
- the LOC107464138 gene encoding uncharacterized protein LOC107464138 has protein sequence MLSICSNQFFSSQDVTIGNYIKLDKVIDYVGRKSLRLRDLGIAIKEFKLIMDYVDHKYMAHRVDLWMKMAIESGGEVLHLQLGLLGDFVLETVWTDHLISHCPLIEDLTVIDCAKLKKVNVKGMHEVYIDASNLESLDYCIHPYASFKLNLDSCTNLRWLRLWNLKSIDLGDEWFLELFSKIKPEQGAWQVSSIPPTIKRLELLFSPEDEALYFPFMNYLLSNCCPNYTSFLYEMLMGSEEECHCSSSNSKCWWHALKSVKVLCTFKIDENADFDTMLDALPTCYSHERVGFMLEL, from the exons ATGTTATCTATTTGCAGCAATCAATTTTTTAGCAGTCAAGATGTAACAATAGgcaattatatcaaattagacAAAGTTATTGACTATGTTGGGAGAAAATCGCTGAGGCTCCGTGACCTAGGCATAGCAATCAAAGAATTCAAGCTTATCATGGACTATGTAGACCATAAGTACATGGCCCACCGTGTTGATCTATGGATGAAGATGGCTATTGAAAGTGGTGGCGAAGTATTACATTTACAGCTTGGCCTCCTTGGTGACTTTGTATTGGAGACAGTGTGGACAG ATCATCTCATTTCTCATTGTCCTCTAATTGAAGATTTAACCGTGATTGATTGTGCT AAACTCAAGAAAGTTAATGTTAAAGGAATGCATGAAGTATATATTGATGCTTCAAATCTTGAGAGCTTAGATTATTGTATTCATCCATATGCATCTTTCAAGCTGAATTTAGATAGTTGCACAAATTTGAGATGGTTGCGCTTATGGAATTTGAAGAGCATTGATCTTGGAGACGAATGGTTTCTTGAACTCTTTTCTAAA ATTAAACCAGAGCAGGGTGCATGGCAAGTTTCATCTATTCCTCCAACTATTAAACGCTTGGAATTATTGTTTTCTCCGGAAGATGAAGCTCTCTATTTCCCTTTTATGAATTACTTGCTTTCAAATTGCTGCCCGAACTATACTTCA TTTTTGTATGAGATGCTGATGGGCAGCGAGGAAGAGTGCCACTGCAGTTCAAGTAATTCAAAATGTTGGTGGCATGCCTTGAAGAGTGTCAAGGTTCTTTGTACGTTCAAGATTGATGAGAACGCTGACTTTGATACCATGTTAGATGCATTGCCAACATGTTATTCTCATGAAAGAGTTGGTTTTATGTTAGAACTGTGA
- the LOC127741497 gene encoding uncharacterized protein LOC127741497, which translates to MTWVVLAPKFVGAEEIKDLRLISMVGCVYKVISKVLVRRMRSVMPAIVGETQSAFVKGRKIHDGALIACETVNWLKLRKKEAAIIKLDFQKAYNRVKWSFLDFVLQKMGFGQKWRVWVMECVTTASLSILINGSPSKLFKMERGLRQGDPFFTLLVCSGCGCPASNDWRGKEETIKNYKRMLRYFELMSGLSINFDKSSLIPINCDEQWARRMCNLLGCKGATLPVKYLGISLGANPRLVKTWKPIIDKVEEKLSLWKAKLLNKAEKLRRFLWCKEDGRNGMAVVWWEMVQASKKLGGLEVGDALIRNTALLFKWWWRFAKEECPLWKKVVCSCHNLNPNELLSTQVLPSKGSPWKDICQVHITNSHIREKMVIDLSMKVGDGQRTHFSEDVWLLGGALKDQFPRLFSVSNQGGSVIGDCDAGGIAPRGGVECLDFSFWPTMVLSGFDERALSKLDRRIEE; encoded by the exons ATGACTTGGGTGGTGCTGGCGCCTAAGTTCGTTGGTGCGGAGGAAATCAAAGACTTGCGACTTATTAGTATGGTGGGATGTGTGTACAAGGTCATCTCCAAGGTCCTAGTTAGGAGGATGAGATCAGTGATGCCAGCGATAGTAGGAGAGACTCAGAGTGCTTTTGTAAAGGGAAGAAAAATACATGATGGGGCACTTATCGCGTGTGAAACGGTAAACTGGCTCAAACTGAGGAAAAAGGAGGCAGCAATAATCAAGCTAGATTTCCAAAAAGCCTATAATAGAGTCAAGTGGAGCTTTTTGGACTTTGTGCTACAAAAGATGGGATTCGGACAGAAATGGAGAGTTTGGGTTATGGAATGTGTGACCACTGCTTCTTTGTCGATTCTGATAAATGGGTCGCCTTCTAAGTTGTTCAAAATGGAAAGAGGATTGAGACAAGGTGACCCCTTTTTCACCCTTCTTGTTTGTTCTGGTTGTGGATGTCCTGCATCGAATGATTGGAGAGGCA AAGAGGAGACTATTAAGAATTACAAGCGGATGCTGAGATACTTTGAGTTGATGTCAGGGCTTAGTATCAATTTTGATAAGTCCAGCTTGATCCCAATCAATTGTGATGAGCAGTGGGCTCGGCGTATGTGCAACTTGTTGGGTTGCAAGGGGGCAACTCTTCCAGTCAAATACCTTGGAATCTCCTTAGGTGCAAATCCGAGGTTGGTGAAGACCTGGAAGCCTATAATAGACAAAGTGGAGGAGAAACTCAGTTTGTGGAAAGCTAAGCTGTTAAATAAAGCTGAAAAATTG AGGAGATTCCTGTGGTGCAAGGAAGATGGTCGAAATGGTATGGCAGTAGTATGGTGGGAAATGGTGCAGGCTTCGAAGAAGCTAGGTGGTTTGGAAGTTGGGGATGCTTTGATTCGAAACACTGCTCTGttgtttaagtggtggtggcggtTTGCAAAGGAAGAGTGTCCGCTGTGGAAGAAGGTAGTGTGTTCTTGTCATAATTTGAACCCAAATGAGTTATTATCAACTCAAGTACTACCTTCTAAAGGAAGCCCATGGAAGGATATATGCCAAGTACATATCACGAATTCACATATTAGGGAAAAGATGGTTATAGACTTGTCAATGAAGGTGGGTGATGGGCAACGAACGCATTTTTCGGAGGATGTTTGGCTTCTTGGTGGAGCTTTAAAGGATCAGTTTCCGAGGCTTTTCTCTGTTTCAAACCAAGGGGGATCTGTTATAGGGGACt gtGATGCAGGAGGAATCGCTCCCAGAGGAG GTGTGGAGTGCTTGGATTTCAGCTTTTGGCCGACAATGGTCTTGTCCGGGTTCGATGAAAGAGCACTTTCTAAGTTGGACAGAAGAATTGAGgagtaa
- the LOC107464194 gene encoding F-box/FBD/LRR-repeat protein At1g78750 has translation MDRLSGLPKTILHDILARLSDKDAAKTIALSKAWRDTWYSFPNLSVCSGDFFTIHDIVPGSSHRFSKMHILFDYVTKRLLRLRDQGLAIKELKLSLTNLLNPTRGSHHVDQWIQMASENGVKVLELHLTGGCIGRDYSQDNWYDLPLCVIEAKSLAKLELAGGIRIDQEFLNHSMKFSSVKSLFLSQVLFTHERIIEHLISHCTLIEHLTMNYCSVYNHLSTEDPLVQRSHRVKSLFLNGLQKLKDVDVQGIQEVQIDSPNLQNLRYRPLDFDAPFKLNFDSCTNLRCLCLLYLQSTAIADKWFLELFSKYPFLESLKLGHCSMSERINILSAQLKVFKLSHCSNLKEINVDAPNLLSFDYVDDNKPVISFLRGSNKLEVSVCTLVDLRDFYSLRKFIRNIPQNILASLSLFIYEQFHDYTYLHEFQVSSTPPSIKHLEFKVYSFPKSESPYGHLMHCLLSSCFPKTISFRYSRRYTFIEFFYEMLMGSKKGECHCSSGDRKCWWHALKIVNISCSFMTDENTNFKAMLDASPKSSDWNTITFSLEL, from the exons ATGGACCGGTTATCTGGTCTGCCGAAAACTATACTTCATGACATTCTTGCAAGGTTGTCGGACAAAGATGCTGCCAAGACTATTGCTTTATCAAAGGCGTGGAGAGACACATGGTATTCATTTCCCAATCTATCTGTTTGCAGTGGGGACTTTTTTACTATACATGATATAGTCCCAGGAAGTAGTCATAGGTTTAGCAAAATGCATATTCTCTTTGACTATGTTACAAAAAGATTGCTGAGGCTACGTGACCAAGGCTTAGCAATCAAAGAACTTAAGCTCAGTTTGACAAATTTATTAAACCCTACACGTGGCTCCCACCATGTTGATCAGTGGATACAGATGGCCAGTGAAAATGGTGTCAAAGTGCTAGAGCTTCACCTCACTGGTGGGTGTATAGGGCGAGATTATAGTCAAGACAACTGGTATGACCTTCCACTTTGTGTCATTGAAGCCAAGTCACTTGCTAAGCTGGAGTTGGCCGGGGGAATCAGAATTGACCAAGAATTTTTAAATCATTCCATGAAGTTTTCCTCGGTGAAATCGTTATTTTTAAGTCAAGTACTTTTCAcgcatgaaaggattattgagcATCTTATTTCTCACTGCACTCTTATTGAACATTTAACCATGAACTATTGTTCCGTATATAACCATCTAAGCACGGAAGATCCTCTAGTGCAAAGGAGTCATCGGGTGAAATCTTTATTTCTAAATGGTTTACAAAAGCTCAAGGACGTTGATGTTCAAGGAATACAGGAAGTACAAATTGATTCTCCAAATCTTCAGAACTTACGTTATCGTCCATTGGATTTTGATGCACCCTTTAAGCTGAATTTTGATAGTTGCACAAATTTAAGATGTTTGTGCTTATTGTATTTGCAGAGCACTGCTATTGCAGACAAGTGGTTTCTTGAACTGTTTTCTAAGTATCCTTTTCTTGAAAGTTTGAAATTAGGTCATTGTTCTATGTCTGAGAGGATTAATATTTTGAGTGCCCAGCTCAAGGTCTTTAAGTTATCTCATTGCTCTAACTTGAAGGAGATCAACGTTGATGCTCCAAATTTGTTATCATTTGACTATGTTGATGATAACAAACCTGTTATATCTTTTTTAAGAGGTTCTAATAAACTTGAAGTCAGTGTTTGTACTCTCGTGGATTTACGGGACTTTTATAGCTTGAGGAAATTTATCCGGAATATACCACAAAACATTTTGgcatctctctccctctttaTCTATGAGCAATTTCAT GATTATACATATCTGCATGAATTCCAAGTTTCTTCCACTCCTCCGAGTATCAAACATTTGGAGTTTAAAGTATATTCATTTCCAAAGAGTGAATCTCCCTATGGCCATCTTATGCATTGCTTGCTTTCGAGTTGTTTTCCAAAAACAATTTCATTCAGATATAGTCGTCGTTACACATTCATTGAG TTCTTCTATGAGATGCTGATGGGCAGTAAAAAGGGAGAGTGCCATTGCAGTTCAGGTGATAGAAAGTGTTGGTGGCATGCCTTGAAGATTGTCAACATCTCTTGTTCATTCATGACCGATGAGAACACTAACTTTAAAGCAATGCTTGATGCATCGCCGAAATCTTCTGATTGGAATACTATCACTTTTAGTTTAGAGTTGTAG